A single Triticum dicoccoides isolate Atlit2015 ecotype Zavitan chromosome 2A, WEW_v2.0, whole genome shotgun sequence DNA region contains:
- the LOC119353814 gene encoding serine/threonine-protein kinase RIPK-like, which translates to MRSEGAIKAGGARERSSSPWRSLLGGCLGGAAGDHGAKKKARPRSGGGGLRRLSFTDLSGAADEDLSVSLVGSNLHVFTVAELRAATGEFADDNFLGEGGFGPVYKGFVGGGVKPGLKPQAIAVKLWDPEGAQGHKEWLAEVIFLGQLRHPNLVKLVGYCCEDAHRLLVYEYMPNGSLENHLFGKQVPAALSWSTRLNIAVGAAKGLAFLHDAEKPVIYRDFKGSNILLDSDKKPKLSDFGLAKDGPEGDDTHVSTRVMGTHGYAAPEYIMTGHLTAKSDVYSFGVVLLEILTGRHSVDKTRPSREQNLVEYARPGLRDPLKLARRIMDPALEGRYPAAAAQKAAAVAHQCLSSSPKNRPDMSAVVEALEPLLAVTEDVAVGPVVLFVAAPEPAAEEKERKERPSRTARDVGAHHRRRLRSPKGSPRKRGAGPKEEFWVWHVPAEDDKKA; encoded by the exons ATGAGGAGCGAGGGGGCGATCAAGGCCGGCGGCGCAAGGGAGAGGTCGTCGTCGCCGTGGAGGTCGCTCCTGGGCGGCTGCCTGGGCGGCGCGGCGGGCGACCACGGGGCGAAGAAGAAGGCCCGGCcgcgctccggcggcggcgggctgcGGCGGCTGTCGTTCACGGACCTGAGCGGCGCGGCGGACGAGGACCTGTCCGTCTCCCTCGTGGGGTCCAACCTGCACGTGTTCACCGTGGCGGAGCTGCGGGCGGCGACGGGCGAGTTCGCGGACGACAACTTCCTGGGCGAGGGCGGGTTCGGGCCCGTCTACAAGGGCTTCGTCGGCGGCGGCGTCAAGCCGGGGCTCAAGCCGCAGGCCATCGCCGTGAAGCTCTGGGACCCCGAGGGCGCGCAGGGCCACAAGGAATGGCTG GCTGAGGTGATCTTCCTGGGGCAGCTGCGGCACCCCAACCTGGTGAAGCTGGTGGGCTACTGCTGCGAGGACGCCCACCGCCTCCTCGTCTATGAGTACATGCCCAACGGCAGCCTCGAGAACCACCTCTTCGGCAAAC AGGTTCCCGCGGCGCTGTCGTGGTCGACGAGGCTCAACATCGCCGTCGGCGCCGCGAAGGGGCTGGCGTTCCTCCACGACGCCGAGAAGCCGGTCATCTACCGCGACTTCAAGGGCTCCAACATCCTCCTCGACTCG GACAAGAAGCCGAAGCTGTCGGACTTCGGGCTGGCCAAGGACGGGCCGGAGGGCGACGACACGCACGTGTCCACGCGGGTCATGGGCACCCACGGCTACGCGGCGCCGGAGTACATCATGACGGGCCACCTCACGGCGAAGAGCGACGTGTATAGTTTTGGGGTGGTGCTGCTGGAGATCCTCACCGGCCGGCACTCGGTGGACAAGACCCGGCCCAGCAGGGAGCAGAACCTGGTGGAGTACGCGCGGCCCGGGCTCAGGGACCCGCTCAAGCTGGCGCGCCGGATCATGGACCCGGCGCTGGAGGGCCGGTACCCGGCCGCCGCGGCGcagaaggcggcggcggtggcgcaccAGTGCCTGAGCAGCAGCCCCAAGAACCGGCCGGACATGTCGGCCGTCGTGGAGGCGCTCGAGCCGCTGCTCGCCGTCACGGAGGACGTCGCCGTCGGGCCGGTGGTGCTGTTCGTGGCCGCGCCGGAGCCGGCAGCGGAGGAGAAGGAGAGGAAAGAGCGGCCGTCGAGGACGGCGAGGGACGTCGGCGCGCACCACCGGCGGAGGCTCCGGTCGCCGAAGGGCAGCCCGAGGAAGCGAGGGGCGGGGCCGAAGGAGGAGTTCTGGGTGTGGCACGTGCCGGCCGAGGACGACAAGAAGGCGTGA